A part of Thermotoga petrophila RKU-1 genomic DNA contains:
- the aroC gene encoding chorismate synthase, giving the protein MRLTIAGDSHGKYMIAVLEGIPAGLKIDEEIIRRELFRRRNCYGRGKRMSMEEDAFEIVSGVWGGITTGAPVTILVPNKAGNPVKDVRSVPRPGHIDYAAFVKYKLPDLNVYVERSSARWTVALTAAGALLKSLLREFNIDVLGFVTRLGNVEAKNIPDNFEELRRKRDESAVFCPDPEATEGMISEIDRAKEEGNTLGGKVKVIARGVPAGIGSYSDLFKKLDSKIGSLFFAIPAVKGVVIGSEEMWYGFDYLDEFELEDGRIKRRTNNLGGIEGGITNGEDVWVNVFVKPIPTTGKPLNSVDLRTMEPAKTPYVRSDVTAVPPASVVCEAALAVVISDALLEHLGDGNIDDLKRRFGNENLPRWDDGFWKEYDR; this is encoded by the coding sequence ATGAGGCTCACAATAGCGGGAGATTCCCACGGAAAGTACATGATAGCGGTTTTGGAAGGGATTCCTGCGGGTTTGAAGATCGACGAAGAAATCATAAGAAGAGAGCTTTTCAGGAGAAGAAATTGCTACGGTAGAGGAAAGAGGATGAGCATGGAAGAAGATGCCTTCGAGATCGTCTCCGGAGTGTGGGGAGGTATCACAACGGGAGCACCGGTGACGATTCTCGTTCCAAACAAAGCGGGCAACCCGGTGAAAGACGTTCGAAGCGTGCCGAGACCGGGTCACATAGATTACGCTGCCTTTGTGAAGTACAAACTGCCGGATCTGAACGTCTACGTGGAACGATCCAGTGCCAGATGGACGGTGGCTCTCACGGCGGCGGGTGCTCTTCTGAAGAGTCTCCTCAGAGAGTTCAACATAGATGTTCTCGGGTTTGTCACAAGACTTGGAAACGTGGAAGCGAAGAATATCCCAGACAATTTTGAGGAGTTGAGAAGAAAGAGGGACGAATCGGCCGTTTTCTGTCCAGATCCAGAGGCAACGGAAGGAATGATCTCCGAGATCGACAGGGCGAAAGAAGAGGGAAACACCCTCGGCGGCAAGGTGAAGGTCATTGCAAGAGGTGTCCCGGCAGGCATCGGGAGCTACTCCGATCTTTTCAAAAAGCTCGACTCGAAGATAGGTTCCCTCTTTTTTGCCATTCCCGCTGTGAAGGGAGTGGTGATTGGAAGTGAAGAGATGTGGTACGGCTTTGACTATCTGGATGAGTTCGAACTGGAAGACGGCAGGATAAAGAGAAGAACAAACAATCTGGGAGGAATAGAAGGGGGCATCACCAACGGAGAAGACGTGTGGGTGAACGTCTTCGTGAAACCCATTCCTACCACAGGAAAGCCGTTGAACTCCGTTGATTTGAGAACAATGGAACCGGCGAAAACACCGTACGTGAGATCTGACGTGACGGCCGTTCCTCCCGCTTCCGTCGTGTGTGAAGCCGCGCTCGCTGTGGTGATTTCGGACGCCTTGCTCGAACACCTGGGCGATGGAAACATCGACGACCTGAAAAGGAGGTTCGGGAATGAGAATCTTCCTCGTTGGGATGATGGGTTCTGGAAAGAGTACGATCGGTAA
- a CDS encoding SHOCT-like domain-containing protein translates to MSEEIRKILEAVARGEISPEEGEMLIKAVQEKEREEIGPKGDFSEREGDYILGENEIVEEDLVLSKKKAIIRGKIKGDLALINCETFFSGEVEGDLAVIGGKIEFDGGTVKGDLALIGVKESGKTPVVEGDIARISNFFVSGILKMVSPFISNISVSSKKKVEGKE, encoded by the coding sequence ATGTCTGAGGAGATCAGAAAGATCCTGGAAGCTGTGGCAAGGGGAGAAATCAGTCCAGAAGAAGGGGAGATGCTGATAAAGGCGGTACAGGAAAAGGAAAGAGAAGAAATCGGGCCAAAAGGTGATTTTTCTGAACGGGAGGGCGACTACATCCTCGGCGAAAACGAGATAGTGGAAGAAGATCTCGTCCTTTCTAAAAAGAAAGCGATCATAAGGGGAAAAATCAAAGGAGATCTTGCGCTCATCAACTGTGAAACGTTCTTTTCCGGAGAGGTGGAAGGTGATCTTGCCGTCATCGGCGGAAAGATCGAATTCGATGGAGGAACGGTGAAGGGAGATCTCGCTCTCATCGGCGTCAAAGAATCAGGGAAAACACCGGTGGTGGAAGGTGATATCGCGAGGATATCGAACTTCTTCGTCAGCGGTATTTTGAAAATGGTCTCTCCTTTCATCAGTAACATCTCTGTTTCTTCCAAGAAGAAGGTCGAAGGAAAAGAATGA
- the aroF gene encoding 3-deoxy-7-phosphoheptulonate synthase encodes MIVVLKPGSTEEDIRKVVKLAESYNLKCHISKGQERTVIGIIGDDRYVVADKFESLDCVESVVRVLKPYKLVSREFHPEDTVIDLGDVKIGNGYFTIIAGPCSVEGREMLMETAHFLSELGVKVLRGGAYKPRTSPYSFQGLGEKGLEYLREAADKYGMYVVTEALGEDDLPKVAEYADIIQIGARNAQNFRLLSKAGSYNKPVLLKRGFMNTIEEFLLSAEYIANSGNTKIILCERGIRTFEKATRNTLDISAVPIIRKESHLPILVDPSHSGGRRDLVIPLSRAAIAVGAHGIIVEVHPEPEKALSDGKQSLDFELFKELVQEMKKLADALGVKVN; translated from the coding sequence ATGATAGTCGTTTTGAAACCCGGTTCCACAGAAGAAGATATAAGGAAGGTGGTGAAGTTGGCTGAGAGTTACAACTTGAAGTGTCACATTTCCAAAGGTCAGGAAAGAACGGTTATTGGGATCATCGGGGACGATAGGTACGTGGTGGCGGACAAGTTCGAATCTTTGGACTGTGTGGAAAGCGTTGTGAGGGTGCTCAAGCCTTACAAACTCGTCTCTCGTGAGTTCCATCCGGAGGACACGGTGATCGACCTCGGAGATGTGAAGATAGGAAACGGCTACTTCACCATCATAGCGGGACCGTGCTCAGTTGAGGGCAGGGAAATGCTCATGGAAACCGCGCACTTTTTGAGCGAACTCGGTGTCAAGGTTTTGAGGGGAGGGGCTTACAAGCCTCGAACATCTCCTTACTCTTTCCAAGGACTCGGAGAGAAAGGGTTGGAGTACCTGAGAGAAGCTGCCGACAAGTACGGTATGTACGTGGTGACGGAGGCTCTCGGAGAAGACGATCTTCCAAAAGTGGCCGAGTACGCTGATATCATTCAGATAGGAGCGAGAAACGCTCAGAACTTCAGATTGCTCTCTAAAGCGGGAAGCTACAACAAACCCGTTCTTCTGAAAAGGGGTTTCATGAACACCATCGAAGAGTTCCTTCTCTCCGCTGAATACATCGCAAACTCTGGAAACACGAAGATCATACTGTGTGAAAGGGGAATCAGAACGTTCGAAAAGGCCACGAGGAACACACTCGATATATCCGCTGTTCCTATAATCAGAAAGGAATCCCATCTTCCCATTCTGGTGGATCCGAGCCACTCTGGGGGAAGAAGAGACCTCGTTATTCCACTCTCCCGGGCCGCTATAGCGGTTGGAGCTCATGGAATCATTGTGGAGGTTCATCCGGAGCCGGAGAAGGCACTTTCGGATGGAAAACAGAGTCTTGACTTCGAGCTCTTCAAGGAACTGGTTCAGGAAATGAAGAAACTCGCTGATGCCCTGGGGGTGAAGGTGAATTGA
- a CDS encoding prephenate dehydrogenase, which produces MKISVLGAGCIGGSIALKLKEKHHVTAFDRDEETMKALEENGIETVSKESDLYDTDLLVLALPMSVEERFLKETDFSGKILDVASVKTPFMEIARERGLNFTGGHPMAGNERKGKSGWDREMFDGKIFFLCSLDGKEDGMIENIVKDLGARPLWIDYRIHDEIVAAVSHVQYLISLSARYVGKPFEEYAGPGYLSNTRLSKQNMEMALDMIRYNKENILKYLENARNFLNVLYHLTEKEDFENLKKVIREVIS; this is translated from the coding sequence TTGAAAATTTCTGTGCTCGGAGCGGGATGCATCGGTGGATCGATCGCACTTAAATTGAAAGAAAAGCATCATGTCACAGCCTTCGACAGAGATGAAGAAACGATGAAAGCATTGGAAGAAAACGGAATAGAAACTGTTTCAAAGGAAAGCGATCTCTACGATACAGACCTTCTCGTTCTTGCGCTTCCCATGAGCGTCGAGGAGAGATTCCTGAAAGAAACGGACTTTTCAGGGAAGATTCTCGATGTGGCGAGCGTGAAGACACCTTTCATGGAAATAGCCAGAGAGAGGGGATTGAACTTCACAGGAGGACATCCCATGGCCGGAAACGAACGAAAGGGAAAATCAGGTTGGGATCGAGAAATGTTCGACGGAAAGATCTTCTTTCTCTGCTCTCTCGACGGAAAAGAGGATGGGATGATTGAAAACATCGTGAAAGATCTTGGTGCCAGACCTTTGTGGATAGACTACAGGATCCACGACGAGATCGTCGCTGCGGTGAGCCACGTTCAGTACTTGATCTCACTGAGCGCACGGTACGTAGGGAAACCCTTTGAAGAATACGCGGGACCTGGTTATCTTTCCAACACGAGACTTTCGAAACAGAACATGGAGATGGCGCTGGATATGATCAGATATAATAAAGAAAACATCCTCAAATACCTGGAGAACGCAAGAAACTTTCTGAATGTTTTATATCATCTCACAGAGAAAGAGGATTTCGAAAACCTGAAAAAAGTGATAAGGGAAGTGATATCTTGA
- the estD gene encoding esterase EstD, translating into MRLTVFLSLFLGVMVFGAFDQEAFLFVQHLTSENFESALNMCSNQVKAQLSVQSLSNIWNSLKAQLSDFREIAGYEKIIQAEYEIYNFTLKFDRGEISALVTMDREGKVAGLFFKQATKTEYELPDYVDPESFEEKDITVNGLPGKITIPKGSGPFPAVVLVHGSGPNDMDETIGPNKIFKDIAYGLSSKGIIVLRYHKRTFVEKVDPTTLTVEKEVIEDALEAVKILKERKDVSRVYVLGHSLGAMLTPEIAERSKADGVVMIAPPARPLEEVMEDQLKYLQSLGLASNVEETLNILEKLKRKEIPPDEFVLGAPAKYFYDLRERDPASIAKRLTIPMLLIFGGRDYQVTEKDQEIWLKELSGRENVKILVFDDLNHLMISGEGKSTPVEYMKKGHVDKRVIDEIARWMVK; encoded by the coding sequence ATGAGACTCACTGTCTTCCTTTCGCTCTTTCTCGGTGTGATGGTGTTTGGTGCCTTCGATCAGGAAGCGTTTCTCTTCGTTCAACATCTCACCTCTGAAAACTTCGAATCGGCTTTGAATATGTGTTCCAATCAGGTAAAAGCACAGCTCAGTGTCCAGAGTCTTTCAAACATCTGGAACTCTCTGAAAGCACAGCTCAGTGACTTCAGAGAAATCGCTGGATACGAGAAAATCATCCAGGCTGAATACGAGATCTACAACTTCACTCTGAAGTTCGACAGAGGAGAAATCTCAGCACTTGTCACCATGGACAGAGAAGGAAAAGTCGCCGGACTCTTCTTCAAACAGGCTACAAAGACAGAGTACGAACTTCCAGACTACGTGGACCCGGAGAGCTTTGAGGAGAAGGATATCACCGTGAACGGCCTTCCCGGGAAGATCACGATCCCAAAAGGAAGCGGACCGTTCCCGGCTGTTGTCCTCGTGCACGGCTCTGGACCGAACGACATGGACGAAACCATCGGTCCAAACAAGATATTCAAGGACATCGCGTACGGTCTGTCTTCGAAGGGTATCATCGTTCTCAGATACCACAAAAGAACGTTCGTCGAGAAAGTAGACCCTACCACCCTGACCGTCGAAAAAGAAGTCATAGAAGACGCACTGGAAGCGGTGAAGATACTCAAAGAGAGAAAAGACGTCTCCCGAGTTTATGTGCTGGGACACAGCCTCGGTGCGATGCTCACACCGGAGATAGCGGAAAGATCGAAGGCAGACGGTGTTGTCATGATAGCACCGCCCGCAAGACCGCTCGAAGAAGTCATGGAAGATCAGTTGAAATATCTTCAGTCTCTGGGTCTTGCAAGCAACGTAGAAGAAACTCTGAACATTCTGGAAAAACTCAAAAGAAAAGAGATTCCTCCAGATGAATTCGTCCTTGGAGCTCCCGCGAAGTACTTTTACGATCTGAGAGAAAGAGATCCTGCTTCAATTGCGAAGAGACTAACCATCCCCATGCTTTTGATCTTCGGCGGCAGAGACTACCAGGTGACTGAAAAGGACCAGGAGATCTGGTTGAAGGAACTTTCAGGCAGGGAAAATGTGAAAATACTCGTCTTCGACGATCTCAATCACTTGATGATTTCAGGAGAAGGAAAATCAACGCCGGTTGAATACATGAAGAAAGGTCACGTTGACAAAAGAGTAATAGATGAGATCGCCAGGTGGATGGTAAAATAA
- the aroA gene encoding 3-phosphoshikimate 1-carboxyvinyltransferase yields MKVLPAKKVEGVLSVPPDKSITHRALILSALAETESTLYNLLRCLDTERTHDILEKLGTRFEGDWEKMKVFPKPFAEPIEPLFCGNSGTTTRLMSGVLASYEMFTVLYGDSSLSRRPMRRVIEPLEMMGARFMARQNNYLPMAIKGNHLSGISYKTPVASAQVKSAVLLAGLRASGRTIVIEPAKSRDHTERMLKNLGVPVEVEGTRVVLEPATFRGFTMKVPGDISSAAFFVVLGAIHPNARITVTDVGLNPTRTGLLEVMKLMGANLEWEITEENLEPIGTVRVETSPNLKGVVVPEHLVPLMIDELPLVALLGVFAEGETVVRNAEELRKKESDRIRVLVENFKRLGVEIEEFKDGFKIVGKQSIKGGSVDPEGDHRMAMLFSIAGLVSEEGVDVKDHECVAVSFPNFYELLERVVIS; encoded by the coding sequence TTGAAGGTACTTCCGGCGAAGAAGGTTGAAGGAGTGCTGAGCGTTCCTCCGGACAAATCCATAACTCACAGGGCTCTCATTCTGTCCGCTTTGGCGGAAACGGAAAGCACCCTGTACAACCTCTTGAGGTGTCTCGACACAGAGAGAACCCACGATATTCTCGAAAAACTCGGTACACGTTTTGAAGGCGATTGGGAAAAGATGAAGGTCTTTCCGAAGCCCTTCGCTGAGCCAATAGAACCTCTCTTCTGTGGAAACTCCGGAACAACCACGAGGTTGATGAGTGGAGTTCTTGCTTCATACGAGATGTTCACAGTGCTTTACGGGGATTCTTCTCTTTCCAGAAGGCCGATGAGAAGAGTGATCGAACCTCTGGAGATGATGGGAGCGCGTTTCATGGCGAGGCAGAACAACTACCTTCCCATGGCTATCAAGGGAAATCACCTTTCCGGTATCAGCTATAAAACACCGGTGGCGAGCGCTCAAGTGAAGAGCGCGGTTCTTCTGGCGGGGCTCAGAGCCAGCGGACGAACAATCGTTATCGAACCAGCAAAAAGCAGAGATCACACGGAAAGGATGCTCAAAAACCTCGGTGTTCCCGTCGAGGTGGAGGGAACACGTGTGGTTCTGGAGCCTGCTACCTTCAGGGGTTTCACGATGAAAGTCCCTGGTGATATCTCGTCGGCTGCTTTCTTCGTGGTTCTCGGCGCCATTCATCCCAACGCTCGAATCACAGTAACGGACGTTGGCCTGAATCCCACCCGAACGGGACTCCTCGAAGTTATGAAACTCATGGGAGCCAACCTGGAGTGGGAGATCACGGAAGAAAATCTTGAACCGATAGGAACTGTGAGGGTTGAGACATCTCCAAACCTGAAAGGTGTGGTTGTTCCCGAACACCTCGTACCTCTCATGATAGATGAACTGCCTCTTGTGGCACTTCTCGGTGTTTTTGCGGAAGGAGAAACGGTTGTGAGAAACGCGGAGGAGTTGAGAAAGAAGGAATCCGACAGGATAAGGGTTCTGGTGGAAAACTTCAAACGGCTCGGTGTCGAAATAGAAGAGTTCAAAGATGGTTTCAAGATCGTTGGAAAGCAGAGCATAAAAGGTGGATCGGTGGATCCAGAAGGCGACCACAGAATGGCTATGCTCTTTTCCATAGCAGGGCTCGTGAGTGAAGAGGGGGTTGATGTGAAAGATCACGAATGCGTGGCGGTGTCTTTCCCGAACTTTTACGAACTGCTGGAGAGAGTGGTGATATCATGA
- a CDS encoding YgiQ family radical SAM protein: protein MFLPTTREEMKKLGWRELDVILVTGDAYVDHPSFGVALIGHYLVSHGFKVGIIAQPDWRTEKDITRLGRPRLFFGVTAGNVDSMVANYTASKKKRKTDDYTPGGSGGKRPDRATIVYTNLIKRFFPEVPVVLGGLEASLRRFAHYDWWSEKVRKSILIDSKVDLLVYGMGEKAVLEIAQILSRTGDIEKCKSVRGVVWWSSQKPEGGIELPSYDEISENPEKYAEALKLQTWYTDPYKNILIYQKQDTRYVVQNPPQLPLSQEELDRLYLLPFEREVHPFYAKMGRVKAIETVKFSITAVRGCFGSCSFCALTQHQTTHVSYRSKDSILEEVRILTKKKDFKGTITDVGGPTANLYGSSCSIRETKGQCQKFCLYPSVCKIVRPNHDEFISLLESIRKIPGVRNVFVSSGIRHDFVLAEKDPDVFIRELVKYTPGQLKLAPEHAHPKVLSLMRKPPVELFLEFKRRFETLAKKIGKRKYVIGYFIVGHPGEGWRENNYLRDFILKHLGYFPQQIQIFTPTPGTVSTAMYYSGLDPFTGEKVHVERSLKVRNKMKENVLFKKKGREKR, encoded by the coding sequence GTGTTTCTTCCCACAACACGTGAGGAAATGAAAAAATTAGGCTGGAGAGAGCTCGATGTCATTCTTGTCACAGGTGACGCTTATGTGGATCATCCCTCCTTCGGTGTTGCCCTCATCGGTCATTATCTCGTCTCTCACGGCTTCAAAGTGGGAATCATAGCTCAGCCGGACTGGAGAACAGAAAAAGACATCACACGTCTTGGAAGGCCTCGTCTTTTCTTCGGTGTCACCGCTGGAAACGTTGACTCGATGGTGGCGAATTACACGGCCTCAAAGAAAAAGAGAAAAACGGACGACTACACACCGGGTGGATCTGGTGGAAAAAGACCTGACAGAGCAACCATCGTCTATACGAATCTCATCAAGAGATTCTTCCCGGAAGTTCCCGTTGTCCTTGGTGGATTGGAAGCGAGCCTCAGAAGGTTCGCACATTACGACTGGTGGAGCGAAAAGGTGAGAAAATCCATCCTCATCGATTCAAAGGTGGATCTCCTCGTCTATGGAATGGGTGAGAAGGCAGTTCTTGAGATTGCACAGATTCTTTCCAGAACAGGTGATATAGAAAAGTGCAAAAGTGTTCGTGGAGTTGTCTGGTGGTCCTCTCAAAAACCTGAAGGAGGCATCGAACTACCCTCCTACGATGAAATCTCAGAGAATCCCGAAAAATACGCCGAAGCGTTGAAACTTCAGACCTGGTATACTGATCCATACAAGAACATTCTGATCTACCAGAAACAGGACACAAGATATGTTGTTCAGAATCCCCCGCAACTTCCACTTTCCCAGGAGGAACTCGACCGGCTCTACCTTCTTCCTTTCGAAAGAGAAGTTCATCCCTTCTACGCAAAGATGGGAAGAGTGAAGGCGATAGAAACGGTGAAGTTCTCGATAACGGCCGTGAGAGGTTGTTTCGGAAGCTGTTCTTTCTGCGCCCTCACACAGCACCAGACGACCCACGTTTCCTACCGCAGCAAAGATTCCATTCTCGAAGAAGTGAGGATCCTCACAAAGAAAAAGGATTTCAAAGGTACCATCACGGATGTTGGAGGGCCGACTGCGAACCTCTACGGTTCGAGCTGTTCCATCAGAGAAACGAAAGGACAGTGCCAGAAGTTCTGTTTGTATCCCAGCGTGTGCAAGATTGTCCGACCGAACCATGACGAATTCATCTCTCTTCTCGAGTCGATCAGGAAAATACCAGGTGTCAGAAACGTCTTTGTCTCTTCCGGGATCAGGCACGACTTCGTCCTTGCCGAAAAAGATCCAGACGTCTTCATAAGGGAACTCGTGAAGTACACCCCGGGACAGCTGAAACTCGCCCCCGAACACGCTCATCCAAAGGTGCTATCTCTGATGAGAAAACCGCCTGTAGAACTGTTCCTCGAGTTCAAAAGGCGCTTTGAAACACTCGCAAAGAAGATAGGAAAGAGAAAGTACGTGATCGGCTACTTCATAGTGGGACATCCGGGAGAAGGCTGGAGGGAGAACAATTACTTGAGAGACTTCATACTCAAACACCTCGGGTACTTTCCTCAGCAGATCCAGATATTCACACCTACTCCCGGAACGGTGAGCACCGCGATGTACTACTCTGGTTTGGATCCCTTCACAGGTGAAAAGGTTCACGTCGAAAGATCGCTGAAGGTAAGAAACAAGATGAAGGAGAACGTGCTGTTCAAAAAGAAGGGGAGGGAAAAGAGATGA
- a CDS encoding MFS transporter, producing MNELLHWKRNFFLLALGRFVSILGSSIQAVAIPLFVLDLTHSGSAVALMTVAYMVPRILFTPIAGIVGDRGDRKFLMVSMDFLRGFLICFLALLAFRNSVTLPVLYVSQIAMAVMDNLFDIPTGAMFPDIVPQDFLMRANSIMGMVRIFPQILGPALGGVIYGFYGIAIVFLVNGVSFVLSAISEIFIVYSRKVEKKPAKFSQILEDLKEGFLFIWNHELIRTILIFALFLNLLISPLFMVVYPYTIREVMKFSAQEFGFLETSFTLGALLGNFLIASYLSKKNMWKAMKISIFLFELPIVFLGFLVMPDFSLNRLVLFSLFFITFLIMGFLNPIINVPLDTAFQKMTPSHIRARAFSFLILVANGVTPLGSVLYGYLVDRVPVHFLYYIVGALSFLVAVLLLVALRGKELPT from the coding sequence GTGAATGAGCTCTTACACTGGAAGAGGAACTTCTTCCTTCTTGCCCTCGGAAGGTTCGTATCGATTCTTGGAAGTTCCATTCAGGCGGTTGCGATTCCTCTTTTTGTACTGGATCTGACACACTCTGGATCTGCTGTTGCCCTGATGACCGTAGCCTACATGGTTCCGAGGATCCTTTTCACACCCATAGCCGGGATCGTGGGAGACAGGGGAGATAGAAAGTTTCTCATGGTCTCGATGGATTTTCTGAGGGGATTTCTCATCTGTTTTCTGGCCCTTCTTGCGTTCAGAAACTCCGTCACCCTTCCCGTTCTCTACGTTTCTCAGATAGCGATGGCTGTCATGGACAATCTCTTCGACATACCGACAGGTGCGATGTTTCCCGATATCGTTCCTCAGGATTTTCTCATGAGAGCCAACTCCATCATGGGTATGGTGAGGATCTTTCCACAGATCCTGGGCCCCGCACTGGGAGGAGTGATCTACGGATTCTACGGTATAGCGATCGTTTTTCTTGTGAATGGGGTGTCTTTTGTCCTCTCTGCTATCAGTGAGATCTTCATCGTTTACAGCCGAAAGGTGGAGAAAAAGCCAGCAAAATTCTCTCAGATCCTTGAAGATCTCAAAGAAGGATTTCTCTTCATCTGGAACCACGAGCTCATACGAACCATTCTGATCTTCGCACTTTTTCTGAATCTGCTCATCTCTCCGCTGTTCATGGTGGTGTATCCTTACACGATCAGGGAAGTGATGAAATTTTCGGCTCAGGAATTTGGTTTCCTGGAGACTTCCTTCACCTTAGGGGCGCTTCTTGGGAACTTTCTGATCGCATCGTACCTGTCAAAGAAGAACATGTGGAAGGCCATGAAGATTTCTATCTTTCTTTTTGAACTTCCCATCGTCTTCCTTGGCTTTCTCGTCATGCCTGATTTTTCCTTGAACAGACTGGTTCTTTTCTCGCTGTTTTTCATCACGTTCCTGATAATGGGTTTTTTGAATCCCATCATCAACGTTCCTCTGGACACGGCGTTTCAAAAGATGACACCTTCTCACATCAGAGCGAGGGCCTTTTCTTTCCTCATTCTCGTAGCAAACGGAGTCACTCCGCTCGGATCGGTTCTCTACGGATACCTCGTTGATAGAGTGCCGGTCCATTTTCTTTACTATATTGTCGGAGCGCTTTCTTTTCTGGTCGCTGTGCTGCTTCTGGTAGCTTTGAGGGGAAAAGAGCTTCCCACTTGA
- the aroE gene encoding shikimate 5-dehydrogenase has protein sequence MKFCIIGYPVSHSISPRLYNEYFKRAGMNHSYGMEEIPPESFDTEIRRILEEYDGFNATIPHKERVMRYVEPSEDAQRIKAVNCVFRGKGYNTDWVGVVKSLEGVEVKEPVVVVGAGGAARAVIYALLQMGVKDIWVVNRTIERAKALDFPVKIFSLDQLDEVVKKAKSLFNTTSVGMKGEKLTVSEASLKGLYLVYDVVYFETPLVSDAKRLGVEHVVKGNLMFYYQAMENLKIWGIYDERSFKEVFEEVLR, from the coding sequence ATGAAATTCTGCATCATAGGGTATCCGGTGAGTCACAGCATATCACCAAGGCTTTACAACGAGTATTTCAAAAGGGCGGGAATGAACCACTCGTACGGTATGGAAGAGATACCACCTGAATCTTTCGACACGGAGATAAGAAGGATTCTCGAAGAATACGATGGTTTCAACGCGACAATTCCTCACAAAGAAAGAGTGATGCGGTACGTCGAACCATCTGAAGATGCGCAGAGAATAAAAGCCGTGAACTGCGTCTTTCGGGGAAAGGGATACAACACCGACTGGGTTGGCGTTGTGAAATCGCTCGAGGGTGTAGAGGTGAAAGAACCCGTTGTCGTTGTGGGAGCGGGCGGAGCCGCACGTGCTGTGATCTACGCTCTCCTCCAGATGGGCGTGAAAGACATCTGGGTGGTGAACAGAACGATCGAAAGGGCGAAGGCTCTCGATTTTCCTGTGAAAATTTTCTCTCTCGATCAGCTCGACGAGGTTGTGAAAAAGGCGAAGAGTCTCTTCAACACCACTTCCGTTGGAATGAAGGGAGAGAAACTGACCGTTTCCGAAGCTTCTTTGAAAGGTCTGTATCTTGTTTACGACGTGGTGTACTTTGAGACTCCTCTCGTTTCTGATGCGAAGAGATTGGGAGTGGAACACGTTGTAAAGGGAAACCTCATGTTTTACTATCAGGCGATGGAGAATCTCAAAATATGGGGAATCTACGATGAAAGATCGTTCAAAGAAGTGTTCGAGGAGGTACTGAGATGA
- a CDS encoding DUF2089 domain-containing protein, whose amino-acid sequence MLPKCPVCGKEMIVTELHCKRDDVTVRGHFKASPFDFLDKDELEFVILFFKARGNLKEIERYTGQGYFALRGKLERILEKMNLQPLGEVEEEAAEEDLFKQVKEGKISVEEALEILKKRKKGGESDV is encoded by the coding sequence ATGTTGCCCAAGTGTCCGGTCTGCGGAAAAGAAATGATAGTTACAGAGCTTCACTGCAAAAGAGACGATGTCACTGTGCGGGGACATTTCAAAGCGAGCCCGTTCGATTTTCTCGACAAAGATGAACTCGAGTTCGTGATTCTATTCTTCAAGGCGCGTGGGAATTTGAAGGAGATAGAGCGTTACACAGGACAGGGCTATTTCGCCTTGAGGGGGAAGCTGGAGAGAATCCTGGAGAAGATGAATCTCCAACCCCTTGGAGAAGTGGAGGAAGAAGCTGCAGAAGAGGATCTCTTCAAGCAGGTGAAAGAAGGGAAGATCAGCGTTGAGGAAGCTTTGGAAATTCTGAAGAAGAGGAAAAAAGGAGGAGAGAGCGATGTCTGA